Part of the Desulfohalovibrio reitneri genome is shown below.
GGGGAATGCTTCGAATCCCCGTGGCCTGGAACATCCGCTGCTCGGACATGGACCTGAGCAGGTACTCCCGCCTGACCCGCATGGTGGTGCGCTCCCTGGCCCTGCTTTCCTCCCGGCCGGGGGCCGTGGCCACGAACTCCCGCAAGGCGGTGGAGGTCCACCAGGGCCTCGGCTACGCGGACCGTGACTACGAGATCATCCCCGGCGGGTTCGACACCGGCAGATACCGTCCGGACCCCGAAGCCAGGGCGGCGGTGCGAGCCGAGTTGGGCGCGGCGGACGACGACGTGCTGGTGGGCTGGATAGGCCGCGACGACCCCATGAAGGACCTGCCCTGTCTGGCTGCCGCATTCAACCGGGCCGCCGCTTCCAACCCCCGACTGCGGCTGGTGCTGGCAGGCAGCGGCCTCGGCCCGGACGACCCCGCAATCAACCTCTTCCAGGACAACGCCTCCCGCTGCAGCTTCCTCGGTCCACGCCGCGACGTGGAGCGAATT
Proteins encoded:
- a CDS encoding glycosyltransferase; the protein is MLRIPVAWNIRCSDMDLSRYSRLTRMVVRSLALLSSRPGAVATNSRKAVEVHQGLGYADRDYEIIPGGFDTGRYRPDPEARAAVRAELGAADDDVLVGWIGRDDPMKDLPCLAAAFNRAAASNPRLRLVLAGSGLGPDDPAINLFQDNASRCSFLGPRRDVERILAGLDAFALSSRSEGLPNVVGEAMAAELPCAVTDAGDTARLVGDTGRVAPVGDAEALGDALASLAALPADERAALGRAARQRIIDRYSIQAMVDAYAALYRRLAGR